The Alteromonas macleodii ATCC 27126 genome segment GCAATTAAATAGCTTTAAACGATTAAAAATGCGCCCTTGCGGCGCATTTTGTGTGTGTGGAGCCAGCGTACCGCCTATTCGCTTTAGTCCTTCTATCTTACGTGTACATAGCCTTCAATTTTATTAAGCATCTTTTCACCGATACCTTTTACTTGAGTTAATTGTGCGACCTCAAGAAACGGGCCTACTTCTTCACGATATTTAATAATAGCTTTCGCTTTAGATTGTCCAACGCCGGGTAGGGTAATTAATTGCTCTACGGTCGCCGAGTTTAAATCGATACGTTGTTGCTGGCTTGTACCTTCATTAGCTTGCGCATTTCCGCTTTCCGCTGGTTGAGCGTGAACCGCTGGCGTTTGAATGGCTAGTGCAGATAGTACGAGTAAACCTGAGATTAATTTTTTCATCATCTTTCCTTGTATGTTGCTAAGCGCGCCATAAAGCGTTATCGGCGCAATATTTAAGTAAATGGGTTTAAGTCATGTACCAAAGCGCGCTGACTTTTGTAACCTAGATGCAAGCGGAGCAGGCCTCTTTAAAAATTTCCTGTCTTCTGTTGTGACCAAGTTACAAAGCTCAGCACACTTCAACGTGTACAAAGGAAATAATAAAGGTGAACGAGAAAAGCGGTAGTCCAGTTTTAGTACAGTTTAAAGCAGGGGGAGTGATTAATAGAGACATAAAAAAAACGGGCTATTAAGCCCGTTTTGAAATAATTTAAAGGTGTAAGCTAAAATGCTTATAGGCGGTCAAGAAGCGCCTGAGTGAACTCGGTAGTACCTGCTTCACCACCAAGGTCACGTGTTGTGCGATCGCCAGACTCGATCACGTCTTTTAGTGCTGCGCGAATTTTCTCTGCTTTATCGCCCATGTTTAGGTACTCAAGCATTTGCGCTGCTGCCAAGATTACTGACGTCGGGTTAGCTAGGTTCTTACCAGCAATATCTGGTGCAGAACCGTGAACGGCTTCGAAGATTGCACAATCTTCACCGATGTTTGCACCTGGTGCCATACCAAGACCACCGACAAGACCAGCACATAGGTCAGATAGAATGTCACCGAAAAGGTTAGTCGTAACGATAACGTCAAACTGATGCGGGTTCATCACAAGCTGCATACAGCAGTTATCAACGATCATTTCAGCTGACTCGATGTCAGGATAACGCTCACCAACTTCACGGGCTACTTTAAGGAAAAGACCTGATGTTGACTTAAGGATGTTAGCTTTGTGAACAGCTGTTACTTTCTTACGACCTTCACGGCGCGCTAATTCATAAGCAAAAACAACGATTTTTTCAGCGCCGTCACGAGTGATCTTACTCATTGCTTCAGCTTCGTTACCGTCTTCTGATACAACTTGGCCAAGACCAGAGTACATACCTTGCGTGTTTTCACGAACGGTAATGATATCGATGTCTTCGTAACGTGCTTTTGTGCCTTTGAATGACATCACAGGACGAAGGTTTGCGTACAGTTTGAACTGCTTGCGAAGACTAACGTTGATTGAAGTAAAACCTTCTCCAACGGGGGTCGTTAAAGGACCTTTAAGCGCAACTTTGTTTTTTGCGATTAGGTCTAAAGTTTCTTGAGGTAGAAGCTCGCCATGTTCTTCCAGTGCGACTAGGCCAGCATCGGCATAGTCATAGGCAAAGTCACAGCCAACCTTATCTAAAATTTTTGTGGTTGCATCGATAATGTCCGGGCCAATGCCGTCACCGCGAATGACTGTAATACGTTGCTGAGTCATGTGGAGGGATCCTCTGGTAATTCTGTTGTCAAAATCGTTAGGTTTATTCAATTTGTAGCTTGGCGTTTATGAGCCAATTTCTGCCTGCTTACTTATTATAATGGAAAATGTAGGGAAAAAGGGTTAAGCACTGCAAAAGTTGCTGTATTTTATACGATACCTGGCGCAAGTTATAGCCATTCGTAAAGATTAATTAAATAGCCGAGTACGATGTATTGGAGTAAATGGCGTTACTGCGCAAGCGGACAGAACAAACGTGACCCATTGGCGTCTAGTGCGTTTACCACATCATCTCGTCGAATACCTAGGATATTTAAAAGTGTTTTGATATTGATATCCTGAAGTAATGAATAAATATCCTGATTAAATAAGCATGCTTTGGCGAGAGCGAAGCTCAACACCAGAATTACTTGTTCCTTTTGAAGTGATTTAGGAACGTCCGTACTTACTTTACTGCATTGGTGTATAACGGCACGCCACGTCGAGCTTTGATGCCAACTTCCAGCAAGTTCAGAAGCGATTGCTAGCCAAGGCGTGTCAGATTTGACCTTGAATGCGCTATTAATGGACACAGCTTTGGTGAGGTCGACGGGTAATGCTCGTGACACTTTAAACCCTGGTAGCGTGAACAAGGGAGTACAAACAAAGGTCATGGTCAGTGCGGCAGATTGCGGCGAAAATTTCGAATCGGCGAGTTGTGCGAAATAGCTTGCAAATGAACAAGCCAATAAAGTCAATTGCTTGCACATGCCCATCAGTGGAAATTGGTTTTGCGTTAGCCGTTCTAAAAGCGCAAATTGAATAAGCATGTCACCCACACGTTCAATGCCGTAGGTCAAAACCGCCTGTTTAATGCTTTTAACCGGAAGCTGAAGACGGTTGTCCTGACTCGCAGTGTGCATCAAAAAGTGATTAAACGTGGGCACGCTTTCAATTTTTTCGCAAAGTTGTTCAATATCTACATCGCGCTTTTGCAGCTCATCGATAATAGTTATAAGGGCTTTAGGGGGATGCTGAATTGCGAATGTAGAAGGTAAAAATGGTGTGCCGCCATGATTTACTCTCGCAGTGGCGGTATCAGTGTAAAGAGCAACAAAGTGCTCAAACGGCATTGATAGTGAAATGGGAGAGCGTATTGACGATAGAGGCAGCCACTTTCCATCTTCATCATCTTGGCTAAGCATAAATACGTAGCCGTGATTTTGCTGAATGTCGACTAGCGCGCCCGGTACGCCGTTTGCGTAAACCTTTGCGCCAGGTAGCACACCATTAAATAGGTTGATAAGTGGTGCAATAGGGGGACGATGATGTGCTGGAAGGCGTAAAACAATCTGAGTGAAAACCTCACGATAATCTGCTTTTTTTGTTTTAGTAGCGAAAACATTTGCTAGGAGACAAAGCCTTTGAACCATATTAAGCCGAATGTCTGCAACGTAGTTAATTGGCTTGTCTGACCGAAACGCTTTTTGAAGTTTAATGATATCCAGCCAAATCGAGAGATTGTGTTTACGCAAAAAGCGAATGATATTGGCCGTTTGGTCGCTTGGTGTTCCTTTACTTGAAAGCCAGAGGGATGCGAGTAAAGACGCAAGCACATGTTGTAAATAGTGGTCGTTTAATCGGCAAAGCTTGCCAAACAGCGCCAATAACAAAAGATGTTGAGTATCTTTAGGAAGGTCATTATCGATGTGTAACGTTGCTGCAGCAAGCGCTGGATTGGCGTTTACTAAGGTCAGGATCCGTTTAGCGATTTTCAACCAATGGTTTATACGCTGCTCGACAGAAAGTTCAGTTTTACCTAACTGAACCAGGCGTTTAAGCGTGGAAATGATGTCGCTCACTCCCCATCCTTCTAACTTTTTTGGTAACTGGAGTAAGCCCCTTCACCCCATGCAATAAGTTTGTCGTTTTCAAAAAGCAAGGGTGTACATTCATCTTGCGTGGTTAAGCCGTCAGCGCGCACATGTTGTGTCCTAAAAAACATAACCTGAATAGCAGTGGCACCCTGCCGCTTGGCTTCTGTAATGTCAGGTGAGCCTAGTAACGCCAAAACTTCTTCTCTTGTACTGCCTAACTTTAACTTGGTTATTTGGACACGGTTATATTCTTCACGGTCTTTCCAATCCATATTCTCAGGCTTATCGGGATAGAACGCGATAACCATAAAAACAAACACCGCATAAAGGGCGATGCCAGCTAAAATTAGACGAATAACCTTGGTATTCATGACCGTTACTTCTCGTTTTTCTTTACTTGAATGCTACTGCAAGCCAAAGCCCGACATTGTTCGGGAGCCGAGCATAGGCTAAATGTGCACTACATTCATTCGTTAAACAATACTCTCTAATAGTGTACCGCAAAACGACTACTAAACATAAGTAGTAAACGTAAGCAAATGCGTCTTGCCACGGTCTCGTGTTATTCGCTGTTTCTCTTATCGTTCTTTACAACGTAACATGGTTCATACGCGCTACCAGGCAGCTTCATTCTATGCTGTTTTACAAACGACTCGAGTAGCGTATCAACCTTCTCCATCAGTGTACTATCACCGGTGAGCTCAAACGGACCATGTTTTTTGATCTGAGCAATGCCTTCTGCTTTTACATTACCCGCAACAATGCCTGAAAACGCTTTGCGCAAATTGGCCGCTAGATCACTTTTACTTTGATCTAAGTGCAGTTGAAGATCGGCCATACTCTCATGCGTTGGAATAAAGGGCTGTTGAAAGTCTTGTTCAATTTTTAATGACCAATTAAAGCTGAATGCGTCACCCATCGCACCTCTGAACTTCTTCACTTTTTCAAGGTGTTTATTCATGGTGCGTGCTACTTCTTCTGGGTCATCTACAATGATTTGATATTTTGATTGTGCTTCTGGACCCAGTGTTGCACCAACAAAAGCGTCTATGGCTTCAAAGTACTCTTCGCTTCCAGCAGGCCCTGTTAGAATGAAGGGAAAAGGTTGCTGCGCATTGCGTTCATTCATCAAAATGCCAAGCAGATAAAGTAATTCTTCGGCAGTGCCTACACCGCCTGGAAACACGATAATGCCATGTCCGAGTCTAACAAACGCCTCTAAACGCTTTTCAATATCAGGCATGATAATGAGCTCGTTGACAATGGCGTTGGGCGGCTCGGCGGCAATAATACTCGGCTCAGAGATGCCAATATAACGGCCTGTCTTGTGGCGTTGCTTTGCATGACCTATGGTGGCGCCCTTCATTGGCCCCTTCATCGCTCCAGGCCCACATCCTGTGCAAATATTCATGTCACGTAAGCCGAGCTGATAGCCCACTTCTTTCGTGTATTTGTACTCTACTTGATTAATGGAATGGCCGCCCCAACAGACAATTGTGTTTACGCCATCGTTCCCTTCAAGCGCTTTAGCGTGGCGTAGCATGTCAAACACCATGTCTGTGATGTCGTTACCTTCAGCCGGTGCGGTTTGATGAAGAAATGCGTACTTGTTACCCATGTAAAGCAGGTCGCGAAGGACCGCAAATAGATGTTCGTGTACACCACGAACGAGTTTTTCGTCAACGAAAGCCACTTCAGGAGGGTTCACGAGTTCTATTTTTACGCCCCGTTCACGACGAATGAGTTTTATTTCAAAATTTTCATAAGGAGCAAAAAGTGCTTCGAAATTGTCTTCGTCAACGCCGCTGTTCAATACTGCAAGGCAACAGTTTCTGAACATAGCAAAGAGCTCGCTGTTGGTGGCGTCTTGAAGACGAGAAACTTCTACTTGTGATAGCTGGCTCATCCAGCCAACAGGGTTAAGCTGCACTTTCTTCATATTTTTACTTCCTATAAGTCAGTGCTTAAATCAGTGACTACGAGGTTGCGGCCGTTTCGTTTTGCTTTATAGAGGTACTCATCGGCGCGTTCAAACACAGTTTCAGTAGTATCATTGTCATTGAAACAGGTTGCGCCAAAAGATGCGGTGATTTTTACTTTTTCTTGCTTGAATTTAAACGGCATTGCAGCAAGTTTAGTTCTAACTTCATTAAGCTTCTTATCTATATCTGCCATCTGCGCCTGAGGCAGTAGCATTACAAACTCTTCTCCTCCCCACCTGGCAATAAAATCATTTTCGGACAAACTTTGCTTTAAGAATTTACTCACTACCTGAAGAGTTTTATCGCCTGCTGCGTGCCCGAATCTATCGTTGATTGACTTGAAATGATCAATATCCACAACGGCGACCGCAAGCAAGTCACCATTTTCTTTAAATTTAGTGAAAGCCGCTTCTAGTCTCTCATTATACGCCTGCCTGTTTGGAAGCCGAGTGAGGGGGTCGGTGCGGCTTTGCATTGCTTGTTCGGCCAGCTTCTTTTTATAGACGCTGGTTTGCTGCTGAAGTGTATCTATTCGCGATTGCATAGAGGAGAGCAGTGCCATTAGCGCTTCTTGACCTTGCTGATCGTTGCTTTGTTGCTCGCTTAACGTAGTCACAAGCTTTTCTACGCGAAACTGTGTCTGCTCTTTAAGTGCTTCTAGAGAACTGCTTTCCGATACGGCTTCTTCAATGTGAATAATGTCACGTTTAAGTTGCTCATTACCAGCTTGGCGCTGCTCGAACTGGGCTTGGCTGCCTTGGATCGTATTGCTGACGTCGCTACTCACTTCACCTAATGAACGGTGCAGACTCTGAATCACTTTTCCTGTTAAGCTCGCCTCTGACATAGCGTCTTGAACGATCATGCGCAAAATTACAACGCAGCTTTTAAGCAGCTGGTCTTCATCCATGCCTTCATCAAGACGTTGCTTTATATCATTGAGTTGCTGATCGTTAGGTTTTTTTTGCGCATAAGAAGCAATAAGGTGATTAAGCTCAACCAAAATAGAACGGTAGTGAGGGTTATCATCTTTAATCGAACGAGCCGATGTGCTTTCATTGTTGGTGGACTTAGTTTCTGTGGTTTCAGATGGCTCAAGTCCAACCATTTCCTTGTTAAGCGCAATGCGGTGAAGCGCAATGGCTTTTGAGTAAAGTTTATAAATACTGAAGATATCACCTACAGGTTGATTTAGCTTAATCAATTCCTGCGTGGTTAACCCTTTTAATTCAGTATCTTCAAATACAATTTTCTGTAGTTGTTTCATTGCATCTTCTAGCGATGAAACAGTATCAACACTGTATTTTCTAAGCGTTATTTCTTGATGCTGAAGTGATTTGTTGAGTTTCTCTATGCTCACAGCGGCAAGACTAAAATTAGGTGTGCCAGAAAGGTGGCCTCGTAACACCTTAAGTTCAGTATCGATCTTATCCGAGAAGCCCTCATAAAATGCTGAGAGTTTCACAATAAACTGACAAAGAAGCGCGTTATTTTGTTTTAGGGTTTGTAGTTGTTTTGCTTCCATAATCTCGTCTTTGTTCTAATTCGCTATTACTGCCGCGGCTTAGGTAGCGTTGGTAGGTACTTCACCGTTATATTACTGACGTGCTTGACGATGATTAGCATAAGGCGCTTCGTAATTTGAACGGAAAGGGTTGATATCTAAACCCCCTCGTCGTGTGTAACGCGCACAAACGGTTAACTTATCTGGCTGACAATGCTGCATGATGTCGTTGTAAATGCGCTCAACGCATTGCTCATGAAACTCGTTGTGTTGCCTAAAGCTAATTAGATATTTTAAAAGCCCTTCGTGTTCAATAGCTTTTCCTTCATACCTTATTTGAATACTAGCCCAATCTGGCTGACTTGTGATTAAACAATTAGATTTAAGTAAATGAGAAACAAGCGTCTCTTGAATTCCTGTTTCATTTTTCGCAACAGTCAAATATTGAGTATTAGGGGAATATTGATCGATTTCTACATCCAGACTATCTAACAAGGTTCCGTTAAATTCTTGGAATTGTAGCGAAGAAAACTGCTCTGGAAGAATTAGCTTTACCTCGACAGGCTCTCCTGCGCACGCTGACAAATCCGCTTG includes the following:
- a CDS encoding ComEA family DNA-binding protein: MKKLISGLLVLSALAIQTPAVHAQPAESGNAQANEGTSQQQRIDLNSATVEQLITLPGVGQSKAKAIIKYREEVGPFLEVAQLTQVKGIGEKMLNKIEGYVHVR
- a CDS encoding isocitrate dehydrogenase — protein: MTQQRITVIRGDGIGPDIIDATTKILDKVGCDFAYDYADAGLVALEEHGELLPQETLDLIAKNKVALKGPLTTPVGEGFTSINVSLRKQFKLYANLRPVMSFKGTKARYEDIDIITVRENTQGMYSGLGQVVSEDGNEAEAMSKITRDGAEKIVVFAYELARREGRKKVTAVHKANILKSTSGLFLKVAREVGERYPDIESAEMIVDNCCMQLVMNPHQFDVIVTTNLFGDILSDLCAGLVGGLGMAPGANIGEDCAIFEAVHGSAPDIAGKNLANPTSVILAAAQMLEYLNMGDKAEKIRAALKDVIESGDRTTRDLGGEAGTTEFTQALLDRL
- a CDS encoding DUF3192 domain-containing protein, with the translated sequence MNTKVIRLILAGIALYAVFVFMVIAFYPDKPENMDWKDREEYNRVQITKLKLGSTREEVLALLGSPDITEAKRQGATAIQVMFFRTQHVRADGLTTQDECTPLLFENDKLIAWGEGAYSSYQKS
- the ppnN gene encoding nucleotide 5'-monophosphate nucleosidase PpnN, producing MKKVQLNPVGWMSQLSQVEVSRLQDATNSELFAMFRNCCLAVLNSGVDEDNFEALFAPYENFEIKLIRRERGVKIELVNPPEVAFVDEKLVRGVHEHLFAVLRDLLYMGNKYAFLHQTAPAEGNDITDMVFDMLRHAKALEGNDGVNTIVCWGGHSINQVEYKYTKEVGYQLGLRDMNICTGCGPGAMKGPMKGATIGHAKQRHKTGRYIGISEPSIIAAEPPNAIVNELIIMPDIEKRLEAFVRLGHGIIVFPGGVGTAEELLYLLGILMNERNAQQPFPFILTGPAGSEEYFEAIDAFVGATLGPEAQSKYQIIVDDPEEVARTMNKHLEKVKKFRGAMGDAFSFNWSLKIEQDFQQPFIPTHESMADLQLHLDQSKSDLAANLRKAFSGIVAGNVKAEGIAQIKKHGPFELTGDSTLMEKVDTLLESFVKQHRMKLPGSAYEPCYVVKNDKRNSE
- a CDS encoding diguanylate cyclase; this encodes MEAKQLQTLKQNNALLCQFIVKLSAFYEGFSDKIDTELKVLRGHLSGTPNFSLAAVSIEKLNKSLQHQEITLRKYSVDTVSSLEDAMKQLQKIVFEDTELKGLTTQELIKLNQPVGDIFSIYKLYSKAIALHRIALNKEMVGLEPSETTETKSTNNESTSARSIKDDNPHYRSILVELNHLIASYAQKKPNDQQLNDIKQRLDEGMDEDQLLKSCVVILRMIVQDAMSEASLTGKVIQSLHRSLGEVSSDVSNTIQGSQAQFEQRQAGNEQLKRDIIHIEEAVSESSSLEALKEQTQFRVEKLVTTLSEQQSNDQQGQEALMALLSSMQSRIDTLQQQTSVYKKKLAEQAMQSRTDPLTRLPNRQAYNERLEAAFTKFKENGDLLAVAVVDIDHFKSINDRFGHAAGDKTLQVVSKFLKQSLSENDFIARWGGEEFVMLLPQAQMADIDKKLNEVRTKLAAMPFKFKQEKVKITASFGATCFNDNDTTETVFERADEYLYKAKRNGRNLVVTDLSTDL
- the queF gene encoding NADPH-dependent 7-cyano-7-deazaguanine reductase QueF (Catalyzes the NADPH-dependent reduction of 7-cyano-7-deazaguanine (preQ0) to 7-aminomethyl-7-deazaguanine (preQ1) in queuosine biosynthesis), translated to MSTDNSPQKITISAPDDLSLGKQVDYEFEYNPGLLQGVPRSLSRDTLNLAGSGLPFDGIDTWTGYELSWLNLKGKPNVAILECHVPITSKNLIESKSFKLYLNSFNQTKFASAEDVRQVLQADLSACAGEPVEVKLILPEQFSSLQFQEFNGTLLDSLDVEIDQYSPNTQYLTVAKNETGIQETLVSHLLKSNCLITSQPDWASIQIRYEGKAIEHEGLLKYLISFRQHNEFHEQCVERIYNDIMQHCQPDKLTVCARYTRRGGLDINPFRSNYEAPYANHRQARQ